In a single window of the Manis javanica isolate MJ-LG chromosome 16, MJ_LKY, whole genome shotgun sequence genome:
- the DNPH1 gene encoding 5-hydroxymethyl-dUMP N-hydrolase produces the protein MAAVAAGALERGEPGEPKAGRRALYFCGSIRGGREDQAVYARIVSRLRRFGTVLTEHVAAAEPDTRGEEAAGGDRLIHEQDLAWLQQADVVVAEVTQPSLGVGYELGRAVALSKQILCLFRPQSGRVLSAMIRGAADGSKFQVWDYEEGEVEAMLDRYFEADPR, from the exons aTGGCGGCGGTGGCGGCCGGGGCGCTGGAGCGTGGGGAACCCGGCGAACCCAAGGCGGGCCGCCGAGCCCTGTACTTCTGCGGGAGCATACGCGGCGGACGCGAGGACCAGGCTGTGTACGCGCGTATCGTATCGCGGCTCAGGCGCTTCGGGACGGTGCTCACTGAGCACGTAGCGGCCGCCGAGCCGGACACGCGCG GGGAAGAGGCTGCTGGGGGTGACAGGCTCATCCACGAGCAGGACCTAGCCTGGCTGCAGCAGGCAGATG TGGTTGTGGCAGAAGTGACCCAGCCATCCTTGGGTGTGGGCTATGAGCTAGGCCGTGCTGTGGCCCTCAGTAAGCAAATCCTGTGCCTGTTCCGTCCGCAGTCTGGCCGAG TGCTTTCAGCCATGATCCGGGGAGCAGCAGACGGCTCAAAGTTCCAGGTGTGGGACTATGAAGAGGGAGAGGTGGAGGCCATGCTGGATAGATACTTTGAGGCTGACCCTCGCTAG